Genomic DNA from Schistocerca serialis cubense isolate TAMUIC-IGC-003099 chromosome 5, iqSchSeri2.2, whole genome shotgun sequence:
ATGCTATACTCAATCAAACACTGAAGCTGAATGTTTGGTTCATACTTTCAAACTTTTTGCTTTGCACTCAAGGGACATTGCTTTGTAGTTGTTTCTCACTATCTATTGCACTCTGCCTTTCCACTCTTCTCCACCAGCAGAATTATAAATGGTCATCATCACATACTCTGCTATGTCTGTTTCCCTCAACAGCCTCCTTCCAAAGCCAACTTTGCAACGAAGAACGAAGTTTTCTATCATGTCTCTAAGCAGCCTCTCAGCTTGGAATTTGGTACTGTCACTCAGATTACTGGCAGAGCTCGTTGTAACGTTTTCAGCACGACATGTACCAACCAAAATAATCAAAATCAGCTGCGTTTTCCTGATACCTGTAATCCTGCTGTAGATTTTCGTGTTTCCGAAATACTGCTGCATCCTAGACCGCTGCCCTAGAGCAGCACCTGCAGGCAGCTGATGTCTGGGCACATGAGTTGTGAGACAACTTCCTCTTGGAGTTGAGTTCGATCCCTGCCTACCTACACAAGCAGTGCCTCCTCTGCAACCTCTGCCACAGCCACAATATCTATCTACGTTCACAGCAGTGTGTGACTTACATGGGGTCTGCATCAGCCATACAGCCTTCAGCGTCCACAGCAGTGTCAATACAGCACACACTTGTGGTGTTGGATGGATGTCCTACCTCTGCTCCTTGGCAGAAGTTCGCAGTGGTCTgcaaggcaaatgtcaggatgctGATTGGTTGGGCCCGTCTGCCATCGCGCCACAGCCAACTCCTTCAGCTGCACCATGGCACAAACCTCCCCCACACTGTTGCCTGCATCCACCATCCACACTATGTGATGATGGGATGTGCAAttttgtagggggaggggggggtggggtggaagaATGGGTTATCGGTGGTGTGTTTGTCGACCACACACGTGGTGTCACATAACCCTCATCTTCGCAGAAGAGACGTTTAAACCAGCCGCCACAAGGCACTACTATAGAGGGCTCGCCATATCCCACTAGGTGGCGCTGCAGACGACGCCAGATACCCATGACTTCACTGCCTGCAACTGTGATTGTACTGCTCAGATTATCCTCAGCGTACTATCAGAGCACATTGAGCTTATGGAAGACTTGCAGTGAGACAATGTGGACTCTAGCACAACACTATTGTTATTCCACAAGCTAGTGAATATTACAGTCCAGTAgtaatggaacagggagagacttCAGAGAGGTCAAGGATGCAAAGGTATGTGTGCATAATACCCTAAAACTACCAAAGAAACATAAGTGTTGTTTCTtaatcatgaaataaaaatgaTTACATTTCGAAACCGGAGAAAAGGAATGTTTTCATACAGAACGAATCTAACATGAACAACTACGAAATGTAAAAGCACAGAATATCTACAAAAAAAAAGTTGCCCATGGCGAAAGCTGTAGGAAAGGCATCTAGAATGATTTGCTAGtgtttattggattctaatttgtAATTTGCAACTCCCCCCCTGGAAGCAATGCCTCTCTGTACTTCATCCCTACAGTCCAAATTCTGAGGTTAGTTGATGATATCTGATCCACTGTTGTTTCATTTGGATAAGTTTTTTCTCTGATGAAATGATTCCTGGCATCAATATGTTTAATGTGGCTCTTATATCCACTTCTCTTTGACTTATTAACTGCATGCTTGTTATTACTCAGCTAGTTATTCAGGCTCTCTTTTGGCAAAGGGAATATTTCCCTTTGTAGAGGTTACAGCTGAACTGCTTACTGATAGGCGGAAGTTAATCTCATGTACTCTGTTTCTGCCATCAAGAGAGCTACTgttgtttgtttttcctttttttctttttttctgttgcgcAAAATTGATGCACCTTGTGACATAAACAGGAAGCCAGTGGTCGATTTTCGATCAGAAGTGTCCCAAGCCCAGTCAGTATCAGTGTATCCTGCGATGCCATGGTTCCCAAGGTTAGGAAATTGTATTTTGAAATCTTTAGTTCCCTTTAGATATCGCAAGATTCTTTTTTCAGCTTGCCATTTGGGTATTCCTAGGTTATGACTAGGCCAGCTCAACACTCCAACTGCATGTGGAAGATCTGGTCTAGTACCTAATTACACATACATTAGGCTGCCTATGGCTTCTCTGCATGGGACATTCTGATTTCattccattttctctctctctttgggATCATTTCATGGCTTAATACTTTGTTAGTGTCTAGCAGTGTGGATACAAGATGGCAGTATGTATGCTTTTTCCAAAAAGCTGATTTATATAATGGGTTTGATCCATCCATAGAAGTTAACGCCTGTCTACTCTCGTTACTTGGACCCCTAAGCAAGTAGGTCTTCTCCAACGTCGTCTAGTTCCAATTGTTCCTTTAGTTTTTCTTTAAATGCAATTTTATGTTGCACATCGCAACTGTTGAAATTTAGATGTTGCAGAATTTTATCCAGTTCGATGTTCCAATAGCAACTTTCCTGTTTAAGTCTGTAGATTGCTATCTTAAGTTATTTAACGCTTTTGGCTTTTGCTGTTTTCGTCATGTAATGAACCATGGgaattttaatgtgaattttcCCATTCAAGTGACCCTGCAAAAAAGCTGTAACTACATCAAAATTATCAATATTCAAATCGTATTTAACAGCTAGATTAAACAAATATGTGAGTGAAATGTGTCATATCATTAGTGCACATGTTTCTTCACAGTCCAAACCTTTGGTTTGCGCACTATCAGTCTAGCTTTATAGCGAGTTATTTGCCCTTATAagtctttttttgttttaaagATCCTCTTGGCATCAATAGTTTTTTGCTTGTTGGCAGGAGTGCTGATTGAAGTTTGATTTTCTGCATGTGATTTTAATTACTCTTTAATTACATGAAGCCATTTCTTCAAGTCCTAAGATTGCATCGTTTCTTCCAAAGTTGATGGTTCTGGTTCTTGTGAATCTTTAGTATGACAAGATACATAACTCTCCATCTTATTTGGTCTTGATATTTGAGATGACATAATGAATGCTTGTTGAGGTAATTCAGAATCATGTTTTATTTCACCTGAACCTGATTCTTCTGAAACGCTATTATCCAACATTATGAATACCTTCAGCACTAATTTGTTGACATTAATCGATAAAttcaaagcaagaaaaaattatAACACAAGTCAATCTGCTATAATATCTTATTTGCTACATGAGCAATTGTGGGTGAGTGCAATAGCGAGATCATACATATGTACTGCAATGACTAAAATTTATATATGCATATAATGGAGGTAGCTAGAATGTATTTTATTAGCAGAAGATAAACGAGTGACACAGTTATTGTCTCAACATCTGCTGAATGACTTTTGGTAAACTACATCCAGACCTTAAATAAGTTTACTGTTCCTCACTCAGTTGCGAACTCTGGCTTTATAGAATCACAATTGTCCAGTATCATTGCAAAAGTGATCCATGTATGCATAAACTTACAACTACTTCTTTACTACCTTCCTGTGAATGCAAGTCGATCACCCATAAGTATTTGCACTGGGGAATCTTATGGAACAGTACAGTGGCTGCTTGCCCATGGTTGAAAGGAATGTGATCCagtttataaaaaaatgtaaaatacccTACCCAAATCGGTTATTATAATTTAACCACTTTTGTAAGGAGCTGACCGATCCAGTGAAGCTGGGTGAAAAGTACCAATCTCGATTACAGCTAAAGCTGAACGATTTTCATAAAGCTTTGTGAATGTGGTTGGGGACTCTGACAATAATAAGAAAATTTTATGCTGTGACAAAGGTATTTACATTACAGTGGTAATGCTTGGCACAGTCACATGGTTTACCAGCATTAAATTGGTGCTACAGTATCACATACATCAGCAGCTTAATTCGATAaagcaataaaacacaataattcatGAAATAATTGCTTCATTCAAATGTACCATTAGCGATTATATTTTTTCATATGGGCACACATATGGATACCTTGGATGTAGACAGTGACAAAGGACAAGCTAGCTGTTTCAAGAAATTACAGagtaaaatttcaaaaaatctcATAAATCATTTCAGGTATATGAATGTGATTTTTTTATTCAGTTGAGTAATTGTTTCCAGATCTATTCACAGTAAAGACACATTTTTAACACAGTAAATTCAACCaataattttgtagttaaaatTCATTAATGGATACTTTGCACTCTTTACTTGAAAATGGAGTTCATTTAACATGGGTCAGTATTGGCTGACCCCTATTTACTTGCTGGGCAAAGTAAAAAACATTACTGTGAAACCtcacaaaaatacaaaattaaaaggtTCAAACTGTTCCAGTTTTTGATAAGAAGATTTATATTCTTAATTTTTTCAATAATAAACTACATTAACCTCAAAAATTAATCTGTGATTCAGCACAGTATAATATTAATTTTGGGAAGCTGCTTACCACAGTGTGAAAACAATATCGAAGATGGCCCTTAACATTTCTACCATCAAAATTCATGTAAATACCGATAAGGGACACGATTTAATATTgtttactggtttaaaataaatattCACATTTGTGCAATTAGCAACAATTTTAGAAACGCATTTACATATTCAGGTTATTTACCTCAGTTatagttgattggcgactccatggagtgttctgtgcaccatgaccagataatggatataattggaaggagaaacagcattggtcgtatttttttgttttattatccgcaaaaacaaaaaaaaatacgatCAATGCTGtatctccttccaattatatcagTTATAGTTATCCACATTATCTTCAAATTGGTAAAAATCGCCTAAGAAAAGCATCTTCTTAGCATAAACGCAACACACGTTACTACTACCAGCAACTATGTTTCTCGCACTTAACCATAGTTTACACTTATACATCCTGACAAAAGTTTCCATTAGCGAGTATCTGAAATTATTAGACATAGAGTTGCAATTTCTTGGTCTATCCTTAAAGTGTCAATAATGTGAATGAAGCACATCACTTACCACTTTTATTCCTTATCTTTGTTTACAACTGAGATCCTCAACTACGTTAGAGTTCAGGTATTTTGAGCACCAATGGAATCTGCAATCCTACATTAAAAGCGCTCTTTTTGCAGAGATGTCCTTCAGTGGAACTGCCTCTGGCCAATGTGTAACCCTGTTCATCACTGTTAAGAGATAGTTGAAGCATTGAGAGAAAGGTAATATTCCTGTAATGGTCATGTTTCGTggtgaaaagaaatttttttgaaaattttattaatgtTGCATGATAAGATGTAAATGGGCTAAAAATGGATGCCTTAGTTGCTGTGACATGTGGACCAGGGCAGGGAGGGCTGAGTAGCCCTGGCAACAAGTAAGAAGTTTATTATTGGTGGAAaggtagcaaggtagtttcaaaaagcGTATTTCTAAAGCAACTGAGAAGTACTTATAATGCTAAATTTAATAATTACAAAAAGactaatttaaaattattattattattctatttattatcatttatttattattattataaattattataataaattattatgataaaattatgataaaattattaaaattataaatacaGAATGTAAACTATTTCTGGAACCAAGTGAAGGTAAAATATATTAGAGAAACAGAAGGCAAAAAAAACTAAATCAATGTGAGCGTTCCACAAAGGGGTGAGGCTTGGAGGAAGTGACACTCTGTTCACTGCTAATGACACAACTACTCAGGAGGTGCAGATGGACAGTTGACAGCGATAGCTGCACGTTACTATGCGAACGACGTTGGACTGCAGCAGAGACTTCAGAGGACTGTCTACATTCATCTTGGGCTCCAGCATCTACCAACATCAGTGAAATGTTAGCTGTGAGAGTGAGAGAATCCAGCGAGAAACACTAGCGAAATCTCATTATGATATACAGGCTGTTTGGGAAAAGTCCCATCCATAAACCTGTCAGCAGTTTTTTGCAATGTAGTTTGGAAAAGGACTTAACTTCAGGGGTTTACTGGGACATCAATTAACAGCAGCCAGTAACAGTGTAATGCATTGTTTCTGAACTGCTtcatcaattaatgatgaatacagTGTCAGAATTGGTTTCGGGGACTGCTGACGTTTATTTCACTCAATCCTTGAATATTCTTGACCCTTACCTTGAATAGATTCTCCAGGAAATCTGCTAGGGGGTAAATAGGAGCAAGCAGCACACAGCCTGGTACTGCTACACCAAGAACCACACCATCAGGCCTGTAGAAATAAGTACTTATCAGTGTAGCTATGTCGTTTCACTAAGACAATTCGGTTTCTGATGGGGCTTCATGCTGGAATCATCATTACGCTCTTTAATCTTTTTCTCGGCGTTAAGAACAGTGTAAAATCGAGTAGAAGCTGAAAATGGTTTTGATTCTTAATATAGAAGTCTTTGACTTCAACCTAAGATTGTTTTTTAAGTAGTAGCAATATAAGGTAGCTGTACTATCACACGAagatggaatggaataattttagaaAGGAGAATAGATCAGAATGAAGTACACGAGTCATCATTAATGGTTAATAAAACTGCTGAGGAAAGTTGTCTGGAAGGTAGCATGAGAAGCACTGAAGAAAATAAGGAAGCTGAGACACAATTAGATGACTCATTCGAAAAGAATAAGGGGGAACTTGATCCACTTAATAAGAGAAGAGAGGAGGTACTATTGAATTTTTGTTTGATGATAGGGGAAGAGGAGAAGGAAGTCAGTCATGAGGTTGTAAATGATATGTTGAAAAAAGGTTCTCAGGACGAAAGTGCAATTAACATTGACAATATGGCTAGGATGTAAGAGCAGTGCCTAAGAGAAGTGATGGAAAAACTAGGAGAGTGAGGCAATTGATATGATTCTGGAATATAAGGAGGAGAAGGGTGAAAGGTATAAAAGCAGCTATGGTAGAAGGATAGAAAGTCAACAGTTAATAGATGAAGAAGATGAGGATGAAGAGGAGACAGAGACTGATGATGGAGATGAAGAGGGTTCAGATGGACTAGGTTTCAAGTAGGGATTGGCTGATGAATGGAAGAAAGACCACCAGAGGAAAATATTACCTCACATGGCCACATACAATGAAATAGTTACAATATCAACTGAATTAGTGAAAATGTAGAAAAGGACGATCACGAAGAAACTGCCTTTTTTTTTATACAAGGAAGGAGGAAGTGGTCGAAATGGGAGATGACGACGATAATGAGGAAAACTGCAGATGTTTCAACATTAGCAGGCAGACGAGAGTGCAGAGGAACTGAAGAGCCAAGAACAAATAAGCCACCAGATAAAGAATTTGTCCAAGAGTGTGAAAAAAACTTGAGACACTTAGTCCTACAAATGAATGGTGAGGAAATGTTTTATGACTGGAggaagtggaacaaaatcagaatgaaatgCTAGAGCAAAATCtactagaaaataaaaaattaagggaAAGATAAGGACTTGGAAAGAATTATATGATAGATGGGTGAACAGGGTTGGTTTTAAAGTATGAGATAGATTCAGAATAtcaagatactttatcatttatcaGTGGCTATACGAGATTGTAAGGATTTCACACCCTACATGTATACAGGTCCAAGATAGTATTTGGGAAATGGATTGTGGTGGAGCTGAAATAGTACAATGTAACGAGATATAAAGGTCAAATAAGGACGAGACAGAATAAAAAAAACCCTGATCCAATCAACACTAGCAGTGGGAGTAGAATAAGTAATGAATATCGATGTTTGCTCTAAGAAGGTTATTCTCTACATGGAAAGTAGTGTCTTCTGTATTTATCTATAGCAGATCTAAGTTAATCAGAATATCCAAAGACTTAATACTGTCTTGTTAGTCAAACCACTGACTAGTGGAATGTGAAGCTACCACCATTATCCAGTGTGGAGTTCTTAATAATGGATCAAAGGGAgataattaaaactaaatgttaaatTATTTTCCTGTGCAAAACCAAGGAGCTAATTCTTCTGTTTTTAGAAATTAGGGGATATGGATCGATTGAGCAGTAAGAGAGagtgaaaatgaatttaaataGACCAGCAATCAGGCAAGATGGGAAGCTGTGATTAGGTGGAGGGATATGTTAAGATAAATAGGTCAAAGGCTGTGGACTAGCTTTTCCACTGCCATTGTATAGGAAGCAGATTACAGACAAAAAGAAGTCATAATGAACGCCACTTGGAAAGAATGTTTGGACAAAAGTTTGAGATATTATGTTCTGACTGTCAAGTATTAGATAAAAAGCCTCCAGTCATATTACTGCAGAGAATAAGACATCTCAAAGTAGCAAATAagaagaaacatacaaatttatgtAATGTGTATATGAAAACTATGAACGAATATTCATGCTATGGTAGTTTGATAGCACAGCAATTGAGGAACCTGGCGTCTGAACAAAAGAAAAGAGCGGTATGTGTAGCTTCTCAACGAACTACTAGAAACTGAAGAGCAGAACAATGATGatgcataaatacaaaatttggaaGATACAGCCTTCGCTCTACTGGGGACATTCCTGAATTTATCGAGTCTCAGGAGGTTTGTTATATATAATCTATTATAATTAAAATTGTGTAAACAactctttataaaataaaatacaaatgaagtaTTGAAAGCCAATTAATCTTCAAATAACGACTAAGAACCTCTGTTAAGTGTTTCTCAATTTAAGGAATGCTCCTGAAATGTTTTACTTTGAAAtgagtaataaataataaatagttcAAGATGGTAGGAAGTTGCCGGTAACAGCTAACGGAAAGTTATTGTCAACCTCTTTGGTACAGTTTGCGAAATAGAAAATCTAAAAATCTCCCTGTGACTTCGTGATATTTGCAAACAAAGCTTCGCCGTCACTTCGTATTCCTCGTACCTCTGTTACTTAGATAACTTTTTAGTTTTCATCACAAAAAAGATTTGTTATATATAATCTATTATTAAGTGGATCAAGTTCCCCCTTATTCTTTTCGAATGAGTCATCAACTCTCCGGCAAAGAGGTGATGCTTGAGCAATGAGTCAACATCTGCACATGAGAACGCGCTTGCATGCACTCATTCTATCCGCATTTCTTGTGCATGCGCTTTTATTCCCGCGCGTCTGCAACTGCATACGGGGAAAGAGGAACCGTGTGGACCAGTGAGCTCAATGCCAAGTATTGAGTACTACGTATTGAGCTCACTGGTGTGGACATATCATTTTAAACCGAATGTGTTCTTGCGCTCTCCCATCTTTTATATAGAGTGGAAATATCTCTCTCTCAATGATCTTTCCATGGTTCTTTCCATTTACTCTATGGATCTTTCAACCAGTGTTTGCAGATACCTTTGACACCTTCATGGTACAAATCTTTGCAGTGATAATGTAAACAAACCGGAGCTGGATGCCAACACTGTTTTCACAGAGTGCTGATTTGATTCGCGTTATTTACAAGTGCAATGGCAAGCGATGAACGTAATTTTAGATCGTCATATTACGAAAAAGTAGGTTTTAGAAGTGTCGAGGAGAAAAAATCTCTCGAGATTCTGTTGAAAGATAAGCCTCTGGACAAAATGAAACTGCGACAGTTTTGTATACGTTTTACTGTGCCGGGAATATACAGAAATTTAGTATGGAAAGTACTTTTGGATGTTATTCCTATTCATGTAGATTCTCACAAGTTCGTAATGGAGCAGCGTAAAGAGGAATATAAGGATTTGTTGCATGCTTTGCGTTTAATGCAAATAGTGAATGACGCAACTCCAAAACCAGAATTATTTTTGCTGATGTGGCTGCTTCAAACTGGGAGATTAACTTTATATCAAAACCAATTAAATAAAGCTGTGAATAGAAACTTATGTGCGATTTCTCATTCGCTGTCAGTCGTTTTTGACGACGATGTTGACATTTATTGGTTGTCGAAGGGCTTCTTTGAAAGTGTTGTGAAGTTTCGTCATGACATACCGACGCTGATAAAATATACGAAATCAGTTTtagaaaaagaagacgaagaacTGTATTGTCATTTACAAGATTTGGGTGCGTTTAATACAATTCCACTGGATAATTGGCTTTGTTGTTGTTTCGCAGGTGTGATAAGCGAATCATCATTGGGAAAAATATGGGACAAACTGATCGGTGGTTCGTGTAAAATACTTGTTTTCGTTGCTGTGTTATTACTGGTAACACTCAAGAGAGCTTTGCTAAAATGTGCGACGACAGACAACATTGCATCTTGTTTAAAGAATATATCGGAAGAAGTGTCCGAAGTTATAGTTAATCAAGCCATAGAAATGTGGCAACAATACGGTAGTAGTCTTAACACCGTTATAAGTGCAGAGGGTGGCAAAACTCATCTAACCACCAACAGACAGAAGTGATCTGTTGTAATGGTGAGACAGTTGTGCTTGATGGAAATTGCCGTACACTTTGTTTCTTCCTCGGAAACGAACACTCACTTTTTTCGTTTAGTTTTTGAGAAGGCTTCTTACAATGTTTATAAGTATTTATTTAGAAATGACACATATTACATAGATGGAGAgcatttttaaatttcatattgtcaatttcaaaaatgaaattgatTTAGTGTGCTTTTCTCTTAAATTGCTAAAAGAATCTTGTTGTCAGTTTTGCGAAGTTTCTACTGCCGTCAAATAAACTGAATAATAAGAGTAATGGTGTCCATCAATACAAATGTAAATGTTCTTTGTTTG
This window encodes:
- the LOC126480979 gene encoding TBC1 domain family member 7, whose product is MASDERNFRSSYYEKVGFRSVEEKKSLEILLKDKPLDKMKLRQFCIRFTVPGIYRNLVWKVLLDVIPIHVDSHKFVMEQRKEEYKDLLHALRLMQIVNDATPKPELFLLMWLLQTGRLTLYQNQLNKAVNRNLCAISHSLSVVFDDDVDIYWLSKGFFESVVKFRHDIPTLIKYTKSVLEKEDEELYCHLQDLGAFNTIPLDNWLCCCFAGVISESSLGKIWDKLIGGSCKILVFVAVLLLVTLKRALLKCATTDNIASCLKNISEEVSEVIVNQAIEMWQQYGSSLNTVISAEGGKTHLTTNRQK